The following coding sequences are from one Nicotiana tomentosiformis chromosome 3, ASM39032v3, whole genome shotgun sequence window:
- the LOC138907777 gene encoding uncharacterized protein, giving the protein MKDRSCRKNITTLTALNGKLLAETKSIKKEIINFYKSLMGIAAEYLPVVNIQILKNGPQLTHQQSVDLVKAVFVQEVDECLHVIGNDKAPDIDVYNAIFFKKAWEVIKEDVYAVVSEFFSTGVMSQAINCFIPGRKGADNINEFIKDYSRKHISPRSLIKNHFPLQKGLRQGDPVSPFLLALSIEYLSRLLTDLKKNRHFHFHPKCKKLGITHLSFADDLLLFVRGDNQSVALLHKCFDQFSIASGLKANLNKSLVYFGRVDTTEHALILHQLGYVKGDLPFRYLGVPLTTKKMTVSQWKPLIDKIVAKISSWTARKMSYAGRIQQIRSVLFGVQLYWYQMFLMPSKVIKLIEAYCRRFMCSGTNVITKRALIS; this is encoded by the exons ATGAAAGATAGATCCTGCAGGAAAAATATTACAACCTTAACAGCTCTAAATGGTAAGCTACTAGCTGAGACTAAGAGTATCAAGAAAGAAATTATTAATTTCTATAAGTCTCTTATGGGTATTGCTGCTGAATATTTACCTGTTGTGAACATTCAAATCCTAAAAAATGGTCCTCAACTGACTCATCAACAATCAGTGGATTTGGTTAAGGCAGTATTTGTGCAGGAAGTTGATGAGTGTTTACATGTTATTGGTAATGATAAAGCTCCAGACATTGATGTGTATAATGCTATTTTTTTCAAGAAAGCATGGGAAGTTATTAAAGAAGATGTCTATGCAGTAGTGTCTGAGTTTTTTTCTACTGGTGTGATGTCACAAGCCATTAACT GTTTCATTCCAGGAAGGAAAGGGGCTGACAATATCAATGAGTTCATTAAGGATTATTCAAGGAAGCACATATCACCTAGATCCCTGATTAAG AACCATTTTCCACTGCAAAAGGGCCTCAGACAGGGTGACCCCGTGTCCCCTTTCCTGTTAGCTTTATCCATAGAGTATCTGAGTAGGCTCCTAACAGATTTGAAGAAAAATAGGCACTTTCACTTTCATCCAAAATGCAAGAAATTAGGCATTACTCATCTGAGTTTTGCTGATGATCTATTATTATTTGTTAGAGGAGATAACCAGTCTGTTGCATTGTTGCATAAATGCTTTGATCAGTTTTCCATAGCATCTGGATTGAAAGCTAACCTAAACAAAAGCTTAGTATATTTTGGCAGAGTTGATACTACAGAACATGCTCTTATCCTTCACCAATTGGGTTATGTGAAAGGTGATTTACCTTTTAGGTACTTGGGAGTACCCCTTACCACCAAGAAGATGACTGTTTCTCAATGGAAACCTCTGATAGACAAAATTGTAGCTAAAATTTCCTCCTGGACTGCTAGAAAAATGTCATATGCAGGAAGAATTCAGCAAATTAGATCTGTGCTATTTGGAGTTCAATTATACTGGTATCAGATGTTTCTAATGCCATCCAAGGTGATTAAACTTATAGAAGCCTATTGCAGAAGATTTATGTGCTCAGGGACTAATGTCATTACCAAGCGAGCATTGATATCCTGA